From the genome of Prevotella herbatica, one region includes:
- the ansB gene encoding L-asparaginase 2, with product MKTFKISFLMILALAFTLTISAKPKIRIIATGGTIAGVSASATSSAYGAGQVGIQTLIDAVPQIKDLADVSGEQLVNIGSQDMNDDVWLKLAKRINQLLNEEGYDGVLVTHGTDTMEETAYFLTLTVHSDKPVILVGSMRPSTAISADGPANLYNGVAALVDPASKGHGVMACMNNKLIDAKSLIKTNTTDCATFKGTYGEIGYVYNGKPYYILEPTYKHTTQSEFNVDNLTKLPLVGIVYGYANASPLPMQAFVNAKFDGIVLAGVGDGNFYKDVFDVAVKAQNSGIQIVRSSRVPTGPTCLNGEVDDSKYHFVAALNLNPQKARILLQLALTKTHDWQQIQKYFQEY from the coding sequence ATGAAGACATTTAAAATTTCCTTTTTAATGATTTTGGCATTAGCGTTCACATTGACGATAAGCGCCAAACCTAAGATTCGTATAATCGCTACCGGTGGTACAATTGCCGGTGTAAGTGCAAGTGCCACATCTTCTGCTTATGGTGCAGGACAAGTTGGCATACAAACTCTTATTGATGCTGTTCCGCAGATCAAAGATCTTGCTGATGTAAGCGGCGAACAGCTTGTGAATATTGGTAGTCAGGATATGAACGACGATGTTTGGTTGAAACTAGCAAAGCGTATTAATCAACTTCTAAACGAAGAAGGTTACGACGGTGTACTCGTTACTCATGGAACAGACACAATGGAAGAGACCGCATATTTTTTGACTCTTACCGTTCATAGTGACAAACCTGTTATTCTAGTTGGTAGTATGCGTCCTTCAACAGCAATAAGTGCTGATGGTCCAGCCAATCTGTATAATGGTGTGGCAGCTCTTGTTGATCCAGCATCAAAAGGTCACGGTGTAATGGCTTGCATGAACAATAAACTCATTGATGCAAAGTCTCTTATTAAGACTAACACTACAGACTGTGCTACATTTAAGGGTACTTATGGAGAAATAGGATATGTTTATAATGGTAAGCCATATTATATCCTTGAACCTACATACAAGCACACAACACAGAGTGAATTTAATGTAGACAATCTTACTAAACTCCCATTGGTTGGTATCGTATATGGTTATGCTAATGCATCTCCACTTCCAATGCAGGCTTTCGTAAACGCAAAGTTTGACGGTATAGTTTTGGCAGGTGTCGGTGACGGCAACTTCTACAAAGATGTTTTTGACGTAGCAGTAAAGGCACAGAACAGCGGAATTCAGATTGTTCGTTCAAGCCGTGTTCCAACAGGTCCAACATGTCTTAACGGTGAGGTAGATGACAGCAAGTATCACTTTGTTGCAGCCCTAAACCTTAACCCGCAAAAAGCACGTATTCTTCTTCAGTTGGCTCTTACAAAGACACACGACTGGCAGCAGATTCAGAAATACTTCCAGGAGTATTGA
- the aspA gene encoding aspartate ammonia-lyase has translation MAEEKFRLESDLLGELKVPVDAYYGVQTQRGINNYHISRKKMRDYPDYIIAMAYVKLAAIQTNHSLGVINDEISGAISKACQELIDGKLHENFPIDMMQGGAGTSVNMNANEVIANRALEIMGHKKGEYQYCYPNDHVNCGQSTNDVYPTSIRLAIIRMNKNLVSSLTGLISALRYKGEEFKDVIKMGRTQLQDAVPMTSGQEFSAYANNLEEEILNLERNVKLLHEINMGGTAIGTGLNAVPGFAKLCAANLSKLTGEPFVSATDLVEATPDTGAYVSYSSALKRLAIKLSKICNDLRLMASGPRCGLNEINLPPKAPGSSIMPGKVNPVIPEVTNQVCFKVIGNDTTISFAAEAGQLELNVMEPVITESLFESLVWLSNAIDTLVEECILGITVNKERCYEMVKNSIGIVTALNPYIGYKTCTKVAKEALETDRSVYDIVLEQGLMTQEKLDEALNPKNMLVSHKFIK, from the coding sequence ATGGCAGAAGAAAAATTTAGATTAGAGTCTGATCTCTTAGGTGAATTAAAAGTTCCAGTTGATGCATATTATGGTGTACAGACACAGCGTGGCATCAACAACTATCATATATCACGTAAGAAGATGCGTGACTATCCTGATTATATAATCGCAATGGCATACGTTAAATTGGCTGCTATCCAGACTAACCATTCGCTTGGTGTGATCAATGATGAAATATCTGGCGCAATAAGCAAAGCTTGTCAGGAATTAATTGACGGTAAACTTCACGAAAACTTCCCTATTGACATGATGCAGGGTGGGGCAGGTACATCTGTAAATATGAATGCCAACGAAGTTATTGCTAACCGTGCGCTTGAAATAATGGGTCATAAAAAGGGAGAGTATCAGTATTGCTATCCTAACGACCATGTGAATTGCGGACAGTCTACAAATGACGTATATCCTACATCAATAAGATTAGCAATAATCAGAATGAACAAAAATCTTGTTTCAAGCCTAACAGGACTCATAAGCGCATTGCGTTATAAGGGTGAGGAATTTAAGGATGTCATCAAGATGGGACGTACGCAACTTCAGGATGCTGTGCCAATGACCAGCGGACAGGAATTTAGTGCTTATGCTAACAACCTTGAAGAGGAAATATTGAATCTTGAACGTAACGTGAAGTTGCTTCATGAAATTAACATGGGTGGTACTGCAATTGGTACAGGCCTTAATGCTGTTCCAGGATTTGCTAAACTATGTGCAGCTAATCTTAGCAAGCTTACTGGCGAACCTTTCGTTTCAGCTACCGACTTAGTAGAGGCTACTCCTGATACTGGTGCATACGTTAGCTACTCTTCAGCATTGAAGCGTCTTGCCATCAAACTTTCAAAGATTTGTAATGACTTGCGTCTTATGGCATCAGGTCCACGTTGTGGTCTGAATGAGATTAATCTTCCTCCAAAGGCTCCTGGTTCATCTATCATGCCAGGAAAAGTTAATCCAGTTATTCCAGAGGTTACAAATCAGGTATGTTTCAAGGTAATAGGAAATGATACAACCATTTCTTTCGCTGCCGAAGCAGGACAGTTGGAACTTAATGTAATGGAACCAGTAATAACAGAGTCTTTGTTTGAGAGTCTGGTATGGTTAAGTAATGCAATCGATACGCTTGTAGAGGAATGTATTCTTGGCATAACAGTCAACAAAGAACGTTGCTATGAAATGGTAAAGAATTCTATTGGTATCGTTACAGCTCTTAATCCATATATCGGTTACAAGACTTGTACAAAGGTTGCCAAAGAAGCTCTTGAGACAGACCGTTCTGTATATGATATCGTATTGGAACAGGGATTGATGACACAAGAAAAACTTGATGAAGCTTTGAATCCAAAGAACATGCTTGTTTCTCATAAGTTTATAAAGTAG
- a CDS encoding sulfide-dependent adenosine diphosphate thiazole synthase, translating to MIETQVSKGIINTYFEKLQSNLDLDVAIVGGGPSGIVAAYYMAKAGLKVALFDRKLSPGGGMWGGAMMFNQVVIQKEAMDIINEFDINSASFNDDLFTIDSVESTSSLLYHAVHAGATIFNCYSVEDVVFKDNVVSGVVVNWTPVLREGLHVDPLNIMAKCVIDGTGHDSEICKTVARKNGIRLDTETGGVIGERSLDVIAGEEEVVKGTKEIYPGLYVCGMAASAVSGTPRMGPIFGGMLMSGKKVADMIIKRIK from the coding sequence ATGATTGAGACACAAGTTTCAAAGGGTATCATAAATACCTATTTTGAAAAATTACAAAGTAATCTGGACCTTGACGTTGCCATTGTTGGCGGTGGTCCTTCTGGTATCGTAGCAGCCTATTACATGGCTAAAGCCGGACTGAAAGTTGCGCTTTTTGACCGTAAACTATCACCAGGCGGTGGTATGTGGGGCGGTGCTATGATGTTTAATCAAGTTGTTATACAGAAAGAGGCTATGGATATCATCAACGAATTTGACATTAATTCAGCTTCTTTCAATGATGACCTATTTACAATAGATTCTGTAGAGAGTACTTCATCATTGCTTTATCATGCTGTACATGCTGGTGCAACTATTTTTAATTGCTATTCTGTTGAAGACGTTGTTTTTAAAGATAACGTTGTAAGTGGAGTTGTTGTAAACTGGACTCCAGTACTTCGTGAGGGACTTCATGTAGATCCATTGAATATAATGGCAAAATGTGTAATTGACGGTACTGGACACGACAGCGAGATATGCAAAACAGTAGCCAGAAAAAATGGTATCAGACTAGACACAGAAACAGGAGGAGTAATTGGCGAACGTTCACTTGATGTCATTGCTGGTGAAGAGGAAGTAGTAAAGGGTACAAAAGAAATATATCCAGGATTATACGTATGTGGAATGGCTGCTTCAGCAGTATCAGGTACACCACGTATGGGTCCAATCTTCGGTGGTATGCTTATGTCGGGAAAGAAGGTTGCCGACATGATAATAAAGCGTATAAAATAA
- a CDS encoding peptidylprolyl isomerase has protein sequence MKNKILFAVLFAIISLPIFAQNNNSDSIAKSLNDRCIVSIETSLGNIRIALYNETPKHRDNFLKLVKEGFYNGILFHRVIPNFMVQTGDPSSKTAVSGQLLGNVSLDYTIPAEIRFPQYYHKRGAVAAAQEENAKDHASSSCQFYIVTGKTFGPKMLDTKLNELTEKSGGTIIFNEKIQNDYQTIGGTPHLDGLYTVFGEVVDGMDVVDKIQNVERDNNNRPINDIKIVKATIVKDLPIKKYSTTQKNKMSKNKISTSKR, from the coding sequence ATGAAAAATAAAATTTTATTTGCTGTTTTGTTTGCAATAATATCGCTACCTATTTTTGCACAAAATAATAATTCGGATTCGATCGCAAAGTCTTTGAATGACAGGTGTATAGTTTCTATAGAAACATCTTTAGGAAATATTAGAATCGCCCTATATAATGAAACGCCCAAACATCGAGACAACTTTCTTAAACTAGTAAAAGAAGGGTTTTATAATGGTATTTTGTTTCATCGCGTAATACCTAACTTTATGGTTCAAACAGGTGATCCTTCAAGTAAAACGGCTGTTTCTGGTCAATTATTAGGCAATGTATCCCTAGATTATACCATTCCTGCTGAAATAAGGTTTCCTCAATATTATCATAAGCGTGGTGCTGTGGCAGCAGCCCAAGAAGAAAATGCAAAGGATCATGCATCATCTTCATGTCAATTTTATATAGTAACAGGAAAAACTTTCGGTCCAAAAATGCTTGACACAAAACTTAACGAACTTACTGAGAAATCGGGAGGAACAATTATCTTTAATGAAAAAATTCAAAACGATTATCAGACAATTGGAGGTACTCCACATCTCGACGGACTATATACAGTATTTGGTGAAGTAGTGGATGGTATGGATGTAGTCGATAAAATACAAAATGTAGAAAGAGATAATAATAATCGCCCAATCAATGATATAAAGATAGTCAAGGCTACTATTGTAAAAGACCTTCCAATAAAGAAATATTCAACTACTCAAAAAAATAAAATGAGTAAGAATAAAATTTCAACCAGTAAGCGATAA
- the nadA gene encoding quinolinate synthase NadA encodes MVKKEWIEKGYVDEPIDKSIDLKAEIRRMCKEKDAIILAHYYTIGDIQDIADFIGDSLALARKAAETDAKVMVMCGVHFMAETCKLLSEDKIVLCPDLTAGCSLADSCKAEDLKKYKEEHPEYKVISYVNTTAAVKALTDCVVTSGNAKKVIDSFPKDEKLIFGPDYNLGNYINSVTGRNMLLWNGGCHVHEKFSVEEIIKLKKEHPDAIVMAHLECKAPILAIADIKGSTATMLKYAQANGKHEYIIATEAGILHELERTCPEATFYPVPPEVSEGGLGCSCNECEYMKKNSLEKIYNTLKYGWPEVVVDSKIAKDAVKPIEKMLSLS; translated from the coding sequence ATGGTAAAGAAAGAATGGATAGAAAAGGGATATGTAGACGAACCTATTGACAAGTCTATTGATCTTAAAGCTGAGATACGCAGAATGTGTAAAGAGAAGGACGCTATTATTCTTGCCCATTATTATACAATTGGTGATATTCAGGATATTGCTGATTTCATTGGCGACTCTTTGGCTTTAGCTCGTAAGGCTGCTGAGACTGATGCTAAGGTTATGGTTATGTGTGGTGTACACTTCATGGCTGAAACTTGCAAACTTTTGAGTGAAGACAAAATTGTGTTGTGTCCTGATCTCACTGCTGGTTGTTCTCTTGCTGACAGCTGCAAGGCAGAAGACCTAAAGAAATATAAGGAGGAGCATCCTGAATATAAGGTTATAAGTTATGTAAACACAACAGCTGCAGTGAAAGCTCTTACTGATTGTGTTGTTACAAGTGGAAATGCAAAAAAGGTTATAGATAGTTTCCCTAAAGATGAAAAACTTATATTCGGTCCTGATTACAATTTAGGAAACTATATAAACAGCGTTACAGGTCGTAATATGTTGTTGTGGAATGGTGGATGCCATGTACACGAAAAGTTCTCTGTTGAGGAAATTATAAAGCTTAAGAAAGAACATCCTGACGCAATTGTAATGGCGCATCTTGAATGTAAAGCTCCTATTCTAGCTATTGCTGATATTAAGGGTTCTACTGCCACTATGCTGAAATATGCTCAAGCTAATGGTAAACATGAATATATTATAGCCACAGAGGCTGGTATTCTTCACGAGTTGGAACGTACGTGTCCTGAGGCTACATTCTACCCAGTTCCACCAGAAGTGTCTGAGGGAGGCTTAGGATGCAGTTGTAATGAATGTGAGTATATGAAGAAAAATAGTCTTGAAAAGATATATAATACGCTAAAATATGGTTGGCCGGAAGTTGTGGTCGATTCTAAAATAGCAAAAGACGCAGTTAAGCCTATTGAAAAGATGCTTAGTCTGAGTTAA
- a CDS encoding YaaA family protein yields the protein MQILIGCAKIMTGCATSDISFATEPTFQSHANDNAMQMLNYSVEELCEMLHINRDMALENWKRFRSFHDNSIRQPAAFCYDGMVYQRLAPETLSDSELLYANEHLMISSFLYGILRPLDMINKYRLEGNVTLPNHNSKSMFDFWKPILTDWFINKIKADDGILIYLASDEMRNLFDWKRVKKEVKVITPSFKVDKNGKLKTIVIYTKMCRGAMARYIIKNRITNIDELKSFEYEGFSIDDSNEEWNYVL from the coding sequence ATGCAGATACTAATAGGCTGTGCTAAAATAATGACCGGATGTGCTACATCTGATATTTCATTTGCAACTGAACCTACATTTCAAAGTCATGCCAATGACAATGCAATGCAGATGTTGAATTATTCTGTTGAGGAATTATGTGAAATGTTGCATATAAACAGAGATATGGCTTTAGAAAACTGGAAACGTTTTCGTTCTTTCCATGATAACAGTATCCGTCAACCTGCCGCATTTTGCTATGATGGAATGGTTTACCAAAGACTTGCTCCTGAAACTCTTTCAGACAGTGAATTACTATATGCCAATGAACATCTTATGATTAGTTCTTTTTTATATGGTATCCTGCGTCCGCTTGACATGATCAATAAATATCGCTTGGAGGGTAACGTTACTCTTCCCAATCATAATTCAAAATCGATGTTTGATTTTTGGAAGCCAATTCTAACAGACTGGTTTATCAATAAAATAAAAGCTGATGATGGTATTCTTATCTACTTAGCTAGCGACGAAATGCGTAATTTGTTTGATTGGAAACGCGTAAAAAAAGAAGTAAAAGTAATCACTCCTAGTTTTAAAGTTGATAAAAACGGTAAACTAAAGACTATTGTTATTTATACAAAAATGTGTCGTGGAGCAATGGCACGCTACATCATTAAAAATAGAATTACCAATATAGATGAACTAAAATCATTTGAATATGAAGGTTTCAGTATTGATGATTCAAATGAAGAATGGAATTACGTTTTATAA
- a CDS encoding GNAT family N-acetyltransferase, producing the protein MNIVKAVYDDIELIVSIYDKARKFMADNGNPNQWINGYPSIEIITEDIINGNCFICKNDEGNIVGAFTFIIGDDPTYEKIYSGQWLNDKPYGVIHRLASNGTTHGITKTCIEWCLKQIKNIRIDTHNDNKVMQSLLCKMGFEYCGIIHTHNGTERLAYQISEQ; encoded by the coding sequence ATGAATATAGTAAAAGCAGTATATGATGATATAGAATTGATTGTTTCTATATATGACAAAGCACGCAAATTTATGGCAGATAATGGAAATCCAAATCAATGGATTAATGGTTATCCGTCAATAGAAATTATTACAGAAGATATCATTAATGGTAACTGTTTTATCTGTAAAAATGATGAAGGTAATATTGTAGGTGCATTTACTTTTATTATTGGCGATGACCCTACTTACGAAAAAATATATAGCGGACAATGGTTGAATGATAAGCCTTATGGTGTTATTCACAGACTTGCATCGAATGGAACTACTCACGGTATTACAAAAACCTGTATTGAATGGTGCTTAAAACAGATTAAAAATATACGTATAGATACTCATAATGATAATAAAGTTATGCAAAGTTTATTGTGCAAAATGGGATTTGAATATTGCGGAATAATACATACACATAACGGAACAGAAAGACTTGCATATCAAATTTCAGAGCAATAA
- a CDS encoding porin has translation MKKMLIISALLAATLTASAQGENTGMGGNDGNYKSLAEKVLNLEKKNDAFNLYLNYAYSFRADKADRQDWATGFANKQLRLEIKGNIGDHLFYRLRHRLNKATDAKSQDNFAKATDIMMVGYKFNNKLSLQAGKMCQIWGGFEFDENPMYIYQYSDMVDNMDNFMAGVVASYKPVPSQEIAVEISNANNGKLVNEYGAGAKSIESDGTTSRTLEQANSPLTYIVNWNGSFAGGLLNTRWSWGTQTEAKNKYSRMFVLGQQLALPKAQWYFDYMGAWDALDRLKIASSELSMPTSDGQPVADKNMYFSDVHYNSFITKLNWQFAPQWNFMVKGMYETASVSKIEKYKDYRKSFAYIGSIEYYPIKDQDFRVFLSYTGRKYDYSEKCGLKDYNTNRIEIGFMYRIKAY, from the coding sequence ATGAAGAAAATGTTGATAATAAGTGCATTACTTGCTGCAACATTAACAGCAAGCGCACAAGGAGAAAATACCGGTATGGGCGGCAATGATGGTAATTATAAATCACTTGCAGAAAAAGTGCTGAATTTGGAAAAGAAAAATGATGCATTCAACTTATATCTCAATTATGCTTATAGCTTTAGAGCTGATAAAGCAGACAGACAGGACTGGGCAACAGGATTTGCCAACAAGCAGTTGCGTCTTGAGATAAAAGGTAATATCGGTGACCATCTATTCTATCGTTTGCGTCATAGATTGAACAAGGCTACAGATGCCAAGAGTCAAGATAATTTTGCCAAGGCTACAGACATTATGATGGTTGGATATAAGTTCAACAACAAGTTAAGTCTCCAAGCCGGTAAGATGTGTCAGATATGGGGTGGATTTGAATTTGATGAGAATCCTATGTATATCTACCAGTATTCTGATATGGTTGACAATATGGATAACTTTATGGCTGGTGTTGTGGCTTCTTATAAGCCAGTTCCTTCTCAGGAAATTGCTGTTGAAATTTCAAATGCCAATAATGGCAAACTTGTTAATGAATATGGTGCAGGCGCCAAGTCTATTGAAAGTGACGGAACAACAAGTCGTACTCTAGAACAAGCTAATAGTCCTCTTACATATATTGTAAACTGGAATGGTAGTTTTGCAGGTGGACTTCTCAATACTCGTTGGTCATGGGGTACTCAGACTGAGGCTAAGAACAAATATTCAAGAATGTTTGTACTTGGACAGCAGTTGGCATTACCAAAAGCTCAATGGTATTTCGACTATATGGGTGCATGGGATGCTCTTGACAGATTAAAGATTGCAAGTAGCGAACTGTCTATGCCTACAAGCGATGGTCAACCTGTTGCTGATAAGAACATGTACTTCAGTGATGTGCATTACAATTCATTTATAACAAAACTTAATTGGCAATTCGCTCCACAATGGAATTTCATGGTAAAAGGTATGTATGAGACTGCAAGCGTCAGTAAGATAGAAAAATACAAAGACTATAGAAAGTCATTTGCTTATATTGGAAGTATAGAATACTATCCTATAAAAGATCAGGACTTCCGCGTATTCCTTTCTTATACAGGACGCAAATACGACTATAGCGAGAAGTGTGGACTTAAAGACTATAACACGAATCGCATAGAAATTGGTTTCATGTATAGGATAAAGGCATACTAA
- a CDS encoding SIR2 family NAD-dependent protein deacylase: protein MKKIVFLTGAGMSVESGFKTFRGNDGLWENYPVEQVASHEGWEKDPTLVTNFYNMLRRKLWDAQPNNGHKLIKELEKEYNVTVITQNVDNLHEKAGSSKVIHLHGDLTKVCSSINPYNSKYIQQLTPEHSHVNPGTKAGDGSLLRPFIVFFGESVPMIEPAAQETQKADIFVIVGTSLNVYPAAGLIQYCNPGIPIYLIDPSPVKTDNYHHIKHIEMGASDGMKELMKELKL from the coding sequence ATGAAGAAAATAGTATTTCTTACAGGTGCCGGAATGTCGGTGGAAAGTGGTTTCAAAACTTTTAGAGGTAATGATGGATTATGGGAGAATTATCCTGTAGAACAAGTTGCTTCTCATGAAGGATGGGAAAAGGATCCAACTCTTGTAACAAATTTCTATAATATGCTAAGACGTAAACTATGGGATGCACAACCAAACAATGGACATAAACTGATAAAGGAACTTGAAAAAGAATACAATGTAACAGTTATCACTCAAAACGTAGATAACCTTCATGAGAAAGCAGGTTCTTCAAAAGTTATTCATCTGCATGGAGACCTTACAAAAGTTTGTTCTAGCATAAATCCATATAATTCTAAATATATTCAGCAATTAACTCCTGAGCATAGCCATGTGAATCCTGGAACAAAAGCTGGTGACGGAAGTCTGCTACGCCCTTTCATTGTTTTCTTTGGAGAAAGTGTGCCTATGATTGAACCTGCGGCTCAAGAAACACAAAAGGCAGATATATTTGTTATTGTAGGCACAAGCCTTAATGTTTATCCAGCAGCAGGACTAATACAATACTGTAATCCCGGAATACCTATATATTTGATAGATCCAAGTCCTGTTAAAACAGATAACTATCATCATATAAAACACATTGAAATGGGTGCCAGCGACGGAATGAAAGAATTGATGAAAGAACTTAAATTATAA
- the thiC gene encoding phosphomethylpyrimidine synthase ThiC — protein sequence MNNNIKFSYPDSEKVYMNGKIFPELKVAMRKINLTPTIEIVDGKRSETPNYPVYVYDTSGPYSDPNVKIDLKKGLPKLREQWIEKRKESVPTQMYYAKHGIITPEMEYVAIRENMNCEELGIETHITPQFVRDEIAEGRAVIPANINHPESEPMIIGRNFLVKINTNIGNSATYSGIHEEVEKAVWSCKWGGDTLMDLSTGENIHETREWILRNCPVPVGTVPMYQAFEKVDGKAENLTWDIFRDTLIEQCKQGVDYFTIHCGIRLKNIHLAESRLTGMVSRGGSIISKWCITHNKESFLYSHFDDICDICAKYDVAISLGDGLRPGCTFDANDKAQFAELDTMGELIERAWNKNVQAFIEGPGHVPMNKIKENMDRQIEKCHNAPFYTLGPLVTDIAPGYDHITSAIGAAQIGWLGTAMLCYVTPKEHLALPNKDDVRVGVVTYKIAAHAADLAKGHPGAAIRDNALSKARYEFRWKDQFNLSLDPEKALEYYKTSNNVGGKYCTMCGPNFCAMHISHTLNEQDCLTK from the coding sequence ATGAACAACAATATTAAATTCTCGTATCCTGATTCTGAGAAAGTTTACATGAATGGTAAAATATTCCCAGAACTAAAGGTTGCCATGAGAAAGATTAATCTCACTCCGACAATAGAAATTGTTGACGGAAAGAGAAGCGAAACACCTAATTATCCTGTCTACGTATATGATACAAGTGGACCATATAGTGATCCTAATGTAAAAATTGATTTGAAGAAAGGATTGCCTAAGCTAAGAGAACAATGGATTGAAAAGCGAAAAGAAAGTGTTCCGACACAAATGTATTATGCAAAACATGGAATTATAACTCCAGAAATGGAATATGTAGCAATACGCGAAAACATGAACTGTGAAGAATTAGGCATAGAAACCCATATCACTCCTCAGTTTGTGCGTGACGAGATCGCCGAAGGAAGAGCTGTTATTCCAGCAAACATCAATCATCCAGAATCTGAACCTATGATTATAGGGCGTAATTTTCTAGTTAAGATAAATACAAATATAGGTAATTCTGCTACATATTCCGGAATTCACGAAGAAGTGGAAAAGGCTGTATGGAGCTGTAAATGGGGAGGTGACACGCTCATGGATTTGTCTACAGGTGAAAACATTCACGAAACAAGAGAATGGATATTACGAAACTGTCCTGTTCCTGTCGGCACGGTTCCTATGTATCAGGCTTTTGAAAAAGTAGACGGAAAAGCAGAAAACCTTACTTGGGATATATTCAGGGATACACTGATAGAACAATGTAAACAGGGTGTGGATTATTTCACTATACATTGCGGAATAAGACTGAAAAATATTCATTTAGCAGAAAGCAGACTTACAGGGATGGTGAGCCGTGGAGGAAGTATCATATCTAAATGGTGTATCACTCATAACAAGGAAAGTTTTCTCTATTCTCATTTTGATGATATATGTGATATCTGCGCAAAATATGATGTTGCAATATCGCTGGGCGACGGACTTAGACCAGGATGTACATTTGATGCCAATGATAAAGCCCAATTTGCTGAACTTGATACGATGGGTGAATTGATTGAGAGAGCATGGAATAAAAACGTACAGGCCTTTATAGAGGGTCCAGGACATGTTCCTATGAATAAAATAAAGGAGAACATGGACAGACAAATTGAAAAATGTCATAATGCTCCTTTCTATACGCTTGGTCCACTCGTGACAGATATAGCTCCAGGATACGATCACATAACAAGCGCGATAGGTGCTGCTCAGATAGGATGGCTGGGTACGGCAATGCTATGTTATGTAACACCTAAAGAACATTTGGCTTTGCCTAATAAAGATGATGTTCGTGTAGGAGTGGTTACTTACAAGATTGCAGCACATGCTGCTGACTTAGCAAAGGGACATCCCGGCGCGGCAATACGTGATAATGCATTGAGTAAGGCTAGATATGAATTCAGATGGAAAGACCAGTTTAATCTGTCTCTTGATCCTGAAAAAGCATTGGAATATTACAAAACATCAAATAATGTTGGTGGTAAATACTGTACTATGTGCGGACCTAACTTCTGTGCTATGCATATAAGCCATACTTTAAACGAACAAGATTGTCTAACAAAATAA